One Microtus pennsylvanicus isolate mMicPen1 chromosome 10, mMicPen1.hap1, whole genome shotgun sequence genomic window, agttcaaggacaacctggcaATACAGCAAGACtgcatggaaaaagaaaaacctgcaaAAGAACTAGAAAAGGCAGAGGTGGAAGAGGCTGGCCACTCCATTCACAAGGAGTTCCTCGATTGTTTCTGTGAGCATCCCAGCTAGGTTAAAAGACTTGTATATGCATGAGAGGAAGTGGtggtatggttttgtttttaagtacaCACCAGTTAACTTCCAAATTTTCATTACACAtgtcaatttatttatatttttattaaaagaaaaaaaaacccttcagatggctcagtgggtgaaggggTCTGCCGCCAACTCCTGACAGTCTGTGTTCGATTCTTGGGATCCACATAATGAAAGGAGAGTAGACTTCTGCAGGttaccttctgacctccacatgtgtgtgcacacttctAAATAAAAGGTTCAGTGTTCACACCTTAGAATCATACATCTTTTCCATTTAAGGAATCAACATATTTACTCTTATGAAATAAAATCCAATTACAGAGAAAGACCTGATCCTATATTAAGCATTTAAATCTCTTTCAAAGGTCAACCCAGCTGGAAGAGTCTCCAGCAAGTTAATAAGGGTGTCACCTCCTTGAAGCACAGCAGTGACTCAAATTGGAGGCATTTTGCTTTATACTATAGAAAGCCTAACAACttcttttatattgttttgaGGGTCCATctcaaacaaagcagaaaaaaagtcaATATGGAATGTAAACCAGATTAAATGGTGAACAGTGTGTCCTATTTATTCTAGGTTTTTCCAGACAAGCCAAAATCAGCTATTACCTCCTACAAAAGATTATCTTAAACAACACATCTGATAAAGGAATCTAAATGTCTTTAGGAAGTTATATAACAAGCACCTCAATAtctaaactatttaaaaatttagtatagggctggcaaaatggctcagtaggtaaagcctTCAAATCTTAATGACCTAAGTTAGATCCCCAGGGCCtacatggaggagggagagaagtggcTTCCAAAAGTGGTCCTCTGATCTTTACATGCATACCatcccacacacaaaataaataagtgtaatttttatttgttttatttttgaggcagggtctcactgtgtatatGAGGCTACCCTTCAACTTACACTgaagcctgtctctgcttcctgagtactgggattaaaatcagGTACTAACACATCTgactaaaatgtaatttttatttaaaaaattggtatagaaaaaaataaaaataaataaataaaaattaaaaaataaaaaattggtaTATGCATCTTATATTAAACTTTCTGTGTCAGTAACCAAATCTACATCAAATATACATAAATTATCTACACACAGAATTAATTTGGGAAAAGTGCATTGAGATTCAGTCATGCAGTCATTCATATTTCCATTTTCCCTCTCCCTGCATGTCCTCTCCTCCCTCCGCACACATGAATACAATGCCCATTTTTGTTGAGCAGTGAGATGCTCCCCATGACTCAGAAACTGTTCATTTCTTTAGCTCCTCTGTCCTCTCCACTTACACTCTGTGggactgtttgcttgtttgccttTGTGGTACTAAGGATCAAAGTCAAGGTGGTTAACATGACCAGCAAGTAGTCTGTGGCTGAGCTATACCCACTGCCCAaatctggttttgtttcttctcccCTTTGGTCTGAAAAACACCTTTAAGTTTCTGAAGAGTCAGTTCGGACTCTTAAGAGGATCTTGGCAAAACcatcataaagaaatgaaatgccgggtggtgatggtgcatgcctttaatcccagcacttagaaggcagaggcaggtggatctctgtgaattcaaggccatcctagtctacaagagctagttccaggagaggttccatagctacagaaaaaccctgtctcaaaaacacaccaaaaaaaaaaaaaataaaataaaataaaagagaaaggaaagaaattttcttttggaCTATTACAAAATCAATGAATATAATGGAATTTAAGTATCTAGGACTTTCTCATCCTGACTGAGCATGTATTGCAGTAGGCAATAAACTTCACGGaatgtatataattataaaaatagaaattgtggggctggagagatggcacattggttaagaacatttgttgtttcagaggacccaggcttgattcccagcaaccacatgtttaCTAACAGCCATCCATAACTCTGGGGGATCCTGTGCCCCCTTTTGACCTCCCTGAGCACCAGACacatacatggtatacatacagagacatgcagacacacacataaaatgatctaaaaaaattaaaaaaataaaattacatatatttttagtAAAACATGTAGTTGGACAGGTGATTCTTTTAATAGACACCTCCAGAAACATATTAAGCTTCTGCTGTTACTGCATTCACCTACTTTTAAGTGCATCTAGAAATCATGGTGGAAATGCAGTCTAATGAAGCCATATAAACTCTCACTGAGATGCTATTATCAACAGCACCacttccttcttcagcaccagTCCCTCTGCTGGGTCTTCTGGGTCTGCTGGATCCTCTAGAATTTTTTCATTATTCTTCAAAGTATAGCTGAGTTACTATTCTTAAATAATCAAATTGCCttacaaatattaaataaatttattaatatcaGTAAATAACTAATCGGAGGCcagttcctccctcctctttcattattttacttttcttttttgaatttcttACTCAGATCAACAGCTAAACAATGTAGAAACATTGCATCTGGTCGATAAAATCTTTAAGTCTCTTTGAATCAACCCAGAATTTGACCTTTATCTTTTCCATGGTAATTTAagacttggaaaacaaacaaacaaaaaacctgccaTATCGTACTTTCAGTATTCCTGTGCCTTAAAATAGAGAAGTGGGTTTTCATACTGGTAAGATCGAACAGTCATGATAAACTTTTTATTCTGTTGCTGCAATGCATTGCTAAACATCACATAGGGGCACAGGCACAGTTAAGAGAGTTTGCTTAAGAGACACAGATCACTGTGTGAGCCTCACTGGCCAGCAAAAAGATGACAGCAAACATAAGAACATAGTTTTCTTGGGGATAATGTAAGACTTGAAAGCTATTTAATTTCTAGATAGCTCAATTTACAGAGAGGTTATGGCTCATTAAAAGTAATGTTCTACTTTAGAGTGACTGAATGGAATATATGAAACTGTAGCTAGTTTCATCTAACAGTTACacaagacacaaagaaaagtggtatttgaaattaaaaaattcttctcAACCTCACTACAGTAGTATTTAAAGCATACTATAGACAAAACCACTGACAACTGGCAGACCTTGCTGTAGCCTGTAACAGAAAGTCAACAGCAGTGCTACTCTTTACTCTCTCTCCATAGTGTTCGTAAAAGAGGAGCCACAGTGTAGTATGCAAGGAGACACCTACCATGGACCTGGGCTTGCTGATGGCCACCAGGCTAGTGAGGAAGTCTTCATCATGCAGCTGGCTGAAAACATGGGCGTCATAGGCTACCATAATGGAGATTTCTTCCATCATCTTGCCAGCtgctcttccttccccagctccagATCAGACTATCCAGGGGAAAACTCCTAGGGCAGCTCAGACAGTATACACGCCCACCTGGGATCCAGGGGCTGAGTGTCAAAatccagagagaaaaagagaggaggaaaaaaagaaaagccagctgCTCTTGAAGGCTTGCCTAGCAATTCACCCTTAGTGAAAAACTGGCGGTGGTCTCTTATCTACGCAGGAAGTGTACGCCATAAACGCCTTCTGCATtctcagcacagcacagggagAAATCCAGGTTTGGGAAATGGTTAAACTtcaaaaaccagaaataaaaggaagtttCCTGACTAGAAATATCCTATATGAAACACCCCAAACAAAAGTTAATTTACATTATCTCCTTggtaattaaaacattttcaaatagtTCATCTTCTTCCTTCATTGTTATTTATATGAAGGTTCCTTGTAGGAGAAAAGTAGATTTTTCTTAAAGCAATCAgtgcttattttttcttattcttagaaaataaaaagatggcaatctattattatttctaagaatttatagAACTCTTAGGGCTGTTAAATTTATCTCCTGAAGTCTGAAGGGAGAATAAAGAATTCTTTCCCCAGAGgagttctgttttaaaaaaaaaaatcaaaatataaaaaaaggaaacaattcaTTTGGGACAACAATACTAGTTGATAATAATTTTCCTTTCTCCCACTAAAATAACACAAATATCTGATGTGATTCTGGAAGAAACACAAGAGTCTCATGTATAAACTGTTTTTCTCCCCTTAATAAatattcttccttttaaatttagAGGTTTCTTTTAATTACTCAAACAAGCTAATAGTCACAAACTATCCATTCCTTAGTTACCACAAGTGGTTTTTGGAGAACAGCTGGAGATGGCAAACAGGCTTTATGTGtcaagaagaaaatttccctaaacCCCCAAGTTATATAAGCCAGTACAGTACTGAGcaatgaagacagaagacagaacagTTCCCCCAAAAGCCTGTTACCTGATTCCTGTATCTGCCGAGTGTTAATGGTACTACAGCACTGAGAAGTGCTTTTTGTTagtctatttaaaacaaaaagaaatactgctGTGTTCGAGTCTTTAGCCCTTCACTACCAATACCAGGATTATGTTTTTTAAACTCACTGGCTTGTGAAAATTGGGTAAACAAAACTCAGAACAAGATGTAGTGTATTTTCCCTAAagaattttcttcttctataGATTAGCATAATTACTGTTATCTTGTGTCATTTAAATATGACTATGGAAGTTCTGCAACTTCTGTTAAGCATTCATTATTAAAAGCACTTGCTCACAGAAAGGCAAACTTCCCTGGCTAGGAAATGACCA contains:
- the Rabgap1l gene encoding rab GTPase-activating protein 1-like isoform X8; the encoded protein is MMEEISIMVAYDAHVFSQLHDEDFLTSLVAISKPRSMVPTKKLKKYEKEYQAMRENQLQQEDPMDRYKFVYF